Proteins encoded within one genomic window of Nitrospinaceae bacterium:
- the pomA_2 gene encoding flagellar motor protein MotP — translation MDIATLAGIIAGIGLVLSSILMNSGLGLFWSAPSAMIVIGGTLAAIFIAFPMNEVLKVMGLFVRVFLVRKSDHYVLIESMVDVCNVARKGGVLAIESKLKDIDNEFLKKGLEMTVDGKDEATVNALLKREIKQIQKSHKDGWEIFNQMGAFAPAFGMVGTLIGLIQMLADLSDVNSVGPKMAIALITTFYGAVMANLFFIPMTVKLKRRSATETLEMNLVLEGISYIRKGVNPRFMKEVLENFLDSYHGKKANKEDDKGGKQPAKK, via the coding sequence ATGGATATAGCCACTTTAGCGGGAATTATTGCGGGAATAGGGCTGGTTCTTTCATCTATCCTGATGAACAGCGGCCTTGGGCTGTTCTGGAGTGCTCCCTCGGCCATGATCGTAATCGGCGGAACCCTTGCCGCCATATTTATCGCCTTCCCAATGAACGAAGTCCTGAAGGTGATGGGCCTTTTCGTGCGGGTGTTTCTGGTGCGGAAATCGGACCATTACGTGCTCATCGAGTCCATGGTGGATGTTTGTAATGTTGCCAGGAAGGGCGGCGTTCTGGCGATCGAGTCGAAACTTAAAGATATCGACAACGAATTTCTGAAAAAAGGATTGGAAATGACCGTGGATGGAAAAGATGAAGCCACGGTGAACGCCCTGCTCAAAAGGGAAATCAAGCAGATTCAAAAATCTCATAAGGATGGTTGGGAAATTTTCAACCAAATGGGAGCCTTTGCCCCGGCGTTCGGCATGGTGGGAACCTTGATCGGTTTGATCCAGATGCTGGCCGACTTGTCCGACGTGAACTCCGTCGGTCCGAAAATGGCGATCGCCTTGATCACCACGTTTTACGGGGCGGTGATGGCGAATCTGTTTTTCATTCCCATGACCGTTAAACTGAAACGCAGAAGTGCCACGGAAACCCTGGAAATGAACCTTGTTCTGGAGGGGATTTCATACATCCGAAAGGGTGTGAACCCCAGGTTTATGAAAGAGGTTCTGGAAAACTTCCTCGATTCGTATCATGGGAAAAAAGCCAACAAGGAAGACGACAAGGGCGGCAAACAACCCGCCAAGAAATAA
- the ribE gene encoding riboflavin synthase subunit alpha has protein sequence MFSGIIQSLGTVEKITRSDEKAEMVIRTESNFNDFELGESIAVNGVCLTVREPGDHFFVADLSTETLNRTGFKEIAERARVNLERSLTPSQKISGHFVSGHVDQVGTLVELEKKTGEVLMRFEYPPELAPFIIEKGSIAVDGISLTVFSCRENRFSVSIIPFTHTHTNLGTRKIGDRVNIECDMIGKYVFRACETLFGSTQPEKKLSLDLLRQQGFL, from the coding sequence ATGTTCAGCGGAATCATTCAGAGTCTCGGAACGGTAGAGAAGATCACGCGTTCGGATGAGAAAGCGGAGATGGTGATCCGCACGGAATCGAATTTTAATGATTTTGAACTGGGTGAAAGTATCGCCGTCAACGGCGTTTGCCTCACCGTCCGGGAACCGGGCGATCATTTTTTTGTTGCGGATTTGAGCACGGAGACTTTAAACCGTACGGGATTTAAAGAAATTGCGGAACGCGCACGAGTTAATCTGGAGCGTTCGCTCACCCCATCGCAAAAAATCAGCGGGCATTTTGTTTCCGGTCACGTCGATCAGGTGGGCACGTTGGTCGAACTGGAAAAAAAAACCGGGGAAGTGCTGATGCGGTTCGAATATCCCCCGGAGCTGGCCCCTTTTATAATTGAAAAGGGCTCGATTGCCGTCGATGGAATCAGTCTCACGGTTTTTTCGTGCAGGGAAAATCGGTTCTCCGTATCCATCATTCCCTTCACTCATACACATACCAATCTGGGCACCCGCAAAATCGGTGACCGGGTGAACATCGAATGTGATATGATTGGAAAATATGTTTTTAGAGCGTGTGAAACGCTTTTTGGCTCCACTCAACCGGAAAAGAAATTGTCCCTGGACCTGCTCCGGCAACAGGGATTTTTGTAA
- a CDS encoding riboflavin biosynthesis protein RibD, with amino-acid sequence MATILAKNTAETYMHRVLELARKGAGRTSPNPMVGAVIVKNGRVVGEGYHKKAGSAHGEIAALKKAGRQAKGAVLYVNLEPCCHFGKTPPCVEAVVAAGIRKVVAGMRDPNPLVSGKGFRQLRRQGIEVVAGVLTKECERLNEVFIKFIRTSRPFVILKTAVSLDGKIATRSGQSQWITGEKARERVHQIRNEVDVILAGAGTIVKDDPLLTARLKKKSAVKHPVRVILDNEALVPLNARVFQNVDSERVLYAAGKTLPVSRKTALIEKGVEILLLKEKKSGVDLSHLMQVLGERGLTSVLIEGGAEVNASALGAGLVDKVLVFVAPIFIGGRHAPGPVGGEGISRLAEAFKLKNLTVSPVGNDWLLEGYL; translated from the coding sequence ATGGCAACGATTTTGGCTAAAAATACTGCAGAAACCTATATGCACCGGGTTTTAGAACTGGCCCGGAAAGGAGCGGGAAGAACTTCTCCCAACCCGATGGTGGGCGCCGTGATCGTCAAAAATGGCCGCGTGGTGGGGGAGGGCTATCATAAAAAAGCTGGGTCTGCGCATGGGGAAATCGCGGCCCTTAAAAAAGCCGGGCGCCAGGCAAAAGGCGCTGTGCTTTATGTCAATCTCGAACCCTGTTGTCATTTTGGAAAAACCCCGCCCTGTGTCGAGGCCGTTGTTGCAGCAGGAATCCGCAAGGTTGTGGCCGGCATGCGTGACCCCAATCCCCTGGTGAGTGGGAAGGGGTTCCGGCAGTTGCGGCGTCAGGGAATCGAGGTGGTGGCTGGGGTGCTTACCAAGGAATGTGAACGGCTGAACGAAGTCTTCATCAAATTTATTCGGACTTCCAGGCCCTTTGTGATATTAAAGACCGCCGTTTCTCTGGATGGAAAGATTGCCACGCGTTCGGGCCAGTCGCAATGGATCACGGGCGAGAAAGCCAGGGAGCGGGTGCATCAAATTCGTAATGAGGTCGATGTTATTCTGGCTGGGGCAGGGACCATCGTGAAGGACGATCCTTTGCTGACCGCCCGGTTGAAAAAGAAGTCTGCCGTCAAACATCCGGTTCGTGTTATTCTGGACAATGAAGCCCTAGTCCCTTTAAACGCAAGAGTTTTCCAGAATGTAGATTCCGAGCGTGTGCTTTACGCCGCCGGTAAAACCCTCCCCGTTTCCCGGAAGACGGCTCTGATCGAAAAAGGCGTTGAAATTCTCCTCCTTAAGGAAAAAAAAAGCGGGGTGGATTTGTCGCACCTGATGCAGGTTCTGGGTGAGCGAGGGCTGACCTCTGTATTGATTGAAGGCGGAGCCGAAGTGAATGCCAGCGCTTTGGGGGCCGGGTTGGTCGATAAGGTTTTGGTTTTTGTCGCGCCTATTTTTATTGGCGGACGCCATGCTCCAGGTCCAGTCGGTGGCGAGGGAATATCGCGCCTTGCGGAGGCTTTTAAATTAAAAAACCTGACCGTGAGTCCTGTCGGCAACGACTGGTTGCTGGAAGGGTATCTTTAA
- the ribH gene encoding 6,7-dimethyl-8-ribityllumazine synthase has product MVTPIEGELDAKGLKFGIVVSRFNDFITSRLVDGALDALIRHGAVEKQIDVVKVPGAFEIPMAAKKMAAAKKYDAVLCLGAVIRGATPHFNYVAGEAAKGVGSVALESSIPVLFGVLTTENLEQAIERAGAKSGNKGWETALAAIEMVNLYKKI; this is encoded by the coding sequence ATGGTCACTCCTATTGAAGGCGAGCTCGATGCCAAGGGACTAAAATTTGGCATCGTGGTCAGCCGGTTCAACGATTTCATCACCAGCCGTTTGGTAGACGGGGCGCTGGATGCCTTGATCCGGCATGGGGCGGTGGAAAAACAGATCGATGTGGTGAAAGTCCCCGGCGCTTTTGAGATTCCCATGGCGGCCAAAAAAATGGCCGCGGCTAAAAAATACGATGCGGTTCTCTGTCTGGGAGCCGTCATCCGCGGGGCGACGCCGCATTTTAATTATGTCGCGGGGGAAGCGGCAAAGGGAGTGGGCAGTGTGGCGCTGGAATCCTCCATTCCGGTGTTGTTTGGCGTGTTGACCACTGAAAACCTGGAGCAGGCGATTGAACGCGCGGGTGCGAAGTCGGGAAACAAGGGTTGGGAAACCGCGCTTGCGGCTATTGAAATGGTTAATTTGTACAAGAAAATCTAA
- the ribBA gene encoding riboflavin biosynthesis protein RibBA, protein MSDPFSTIDEALEDVKQGRMIIIVDDEDRENEGDLMIAAEKVTPEAINFMAKYGRGLICLALTEERTRELGLAMMVEDNQSPFETPFTISIDARDGVTTGISAADRAKTILVAIDPETQKKDLVKPGHIFPLRARDGGVLVRMGQTEASVDISRLAGIAPFGVICEIMDEDGTMARVPQLTEFAKKHDLKMITTKDLAEYRLQRETLVEEEVATILPTEFGEFNAVTFRNVLIDQIHIALVKGEIKPDVPTLVRVHSQCLTGDVFGSFRCDCGDQLKKSMEMISQEGNGVLLYLYQEGRGIGIVNKLKAYALQDQGKDTVQANEALGFKPDLREYGIGAQILHKLGLGKIRLMTNNPRKIVGLEGYGLSMVERVPIEVQPRKDNIKYLETKRQKMGHLIKNIS, encoded by the coding sequence ATGAGCGATCCGTTCAGCACGATTGATGAAGCTTTGGAAGATGTCAAACAAGGCAGGATGATCATCATCGTCGACGATGAAGACCGGGAAAACGAGGGCGATCTGATGATCGCCGCCGAGAAGGTGACTCCCGAAGCCATCAACTTCATGGCCAAATACGGGCGCGGTTTGATCTGTCTGGCCCTCACCGAGGAACGGACCCGGGAACTGGGTTTGGCGATGATGGTCGAGGACAATCAATCGCCTTTTGAAACGCCCTTTACTATTTCCATCGATGCCCGGGATGGAGTGACTACGGGAATCTCCGCCGCCGACCGGGCAAAAACCATTCTGGTGGCCATCGACCCTGAAACCCAGAAAAAGGATCTGGTCAAGCCGGGCCATATTTTTCCATTGCGTGCACGAGATGGCGGGGTTCTGGTTCGCATGGGGCAAACGGAGGCCTCGGTGGATATATCGCGGCTTGCCGGGATAGCGCCTTTTGGTGTCATCTGTGAAATTATGGATGAGGATGGCACGATGGCCAGGGTGCCGCAATTGACGGAGTTCGCAAAAAAACACGATCTCAAAATGATCACTACCAAGGACCTGGCGGAATACCGTCTGCAACGGGAAACCCTTGTCGAGGAGGAGGTGGCAACGATTTTGCCGACAGAATTCGGCGAATTCAATGCGGTTACTTTTAGAAACGTTTTGATCGATCAGATTCATATTGCCTTGGTGAAAGGCGAGATTAAGCCCGATGTGCCTACGCTGGTTCGCGTGCATTCCCAGTGCCTGACGGGGGATGTGTTCGGGTCGTTTCGCTGTGATTGTGGCGATCAATTGAAAAAGTCGATGGAAATGATCAGTCAGGAAGGCAATGGGGTCCTGCTGTATTTGTATCAGGAGGGGCGCGGGATCGGGATCGTCAACAAACTGAAAGCCTATGCCTTGCAGGATCAGGGAAAAGACACCGTGCAGGCCAATGAAGCGCTTGGTTTCAAACCCGATTTGCGGGAATACGGCATCGGGGCGCAGATCCTTCACAAGCTCGGTTTGGGAAAGATCCGCCTGATGACCAACAACCCCAGAAAGATCGTCGGCTTGGAAGGCTATGGGTTGAGCATGGTGGAACGGGTTCCCATCGAAGTGCAGCCGAGAAAAGATAATATCAAATACCTTGAGACCAAGCGGCAAAAGATGGGTCATTTGATCAAGAACATATCTTAA
- a CDS encoding two-component system response regulator, protein MNIRGMAKKILCIDDDPALAGRVREIINHSFDASEVEVFHSSTGEQGLDRMKQTPMDIVLCNVELQGITGFEICRAIRKSHPQCAVILMSPYQPESDTALKAKEAGAETFLSKPIKQGEFLFAVHSVLRAVQQENAIYEKNQQLEEALGQLKTFHKKVADLNIELQVDKRRLGSNLQEVTELNHQLEEKNLQISSMVDEIGRRFDSTEALLASIIEMHQANHRGHSERVAEISTFIAEKMNLTDYQVRNIKSAARLHELGIVALPSEEKRVEALDEGKSRSRTHHTLVGEMLLKGFPGFELIANIIRHLHENVDGSGFPDKLYGDRIPIGSRIVSLASYFDHCRILNPDSSPASTFAVTDQQRGKFFDENVLNYLDEYVETQMTSDETKTLDCSVFALVEGMELASNIYSESGINILMKGTVLNGDILNKVLKFHAVDPIAGAIKIKQPN, encoded by the coding sequence TTGAATATCAGGGGAATGGCAAAAAAAATTCTTTGTATTGACGATGATCCCGCTTTAGCCGGACGAGTGAGGGAAATCATCAATCATTCCTTTGACGCCAGCGAAGTGGAGGTGTTCCATTCATCGACGGGTGAGCAGGGGCTCGACCGAATGAAACAAACTCCTATGGATATCGTTCTTTGCAATGTCGAACTGCAGGGAATAACCGGGTTCGAAATCTGCCGGGCAATCCGCAAGAGTCATCCGCAATGCGCCGTCATTTTAATGTCTCCCTACCAGCCGGAGTCCGACACGGCTCTTAAAGCCAAAGAAGCCGGGGCGGAAACTTTTCTTTCCAAACCCATCAAGCAGGGCGAATTTCTTTTTGCAGTGCATTCCGTTTTACGCGCGGTTCAGCAGGAAAACGCCATTTACGAAAAGAACCAGCAATTGGAGGAGGCCCTAGGTCAGCTCAAGACGTTTCATAAAAAGGTCGCCGACTTGAACATCGAGCTTCAGGTTGACAAGCGGCGTTTGGGGAGCAATCTCCAGGAAGTGACGGAATTGAATCACCAGTTGGAGGAAAAAAATCTGCAGATTTCCTCCATGGTCGATGAAATCGGCCGCCGGTTTGATTCAACCGAGGCTCTCCTCGCCAGCATCATTGAGATGCATCAGGCCAACCATCGCGGGCATTCGGAGCGGGTGGCGGAAATTTCCACGTTTATCGCCGAGAAAATGAATCTCACCGATTACCAGGTGCGCAACATCAAATCCGCGGCGCGCCTGCACGAACTGGGGATCGTGGCCCTGCCCTCTGAGGAGAAGCGGGTAGAAGCGCTGGACGAGGGAAAAAGCCGGTCGCGCACGCATCACACCCTTGTGGGAGAGATGCTTCTCAAAGGTTTCCCTGGGTTCGAGTTGATCGCCAACATCATTCGGCATTTGCATGAAAATGTCGATGGGTCCGGATTTCCCGACAAGCTGTATGGAGACCGGATTCCCATTGGTTCAAGAATCGTTTCCCTCGCCAGTTATTTTGATCATTGCAGGATATTAAATCCCGATTCCAGTCCGGCATCCACCTTTGCCGTTACAGATCAGCAACGCGGAAAATTTTTTGATGAAAACGTCCTGAATTATCTTGACGAGTATGTTGAGACCCAAATGACATCGGATGAGACCAAGACCCTGGACTGCTCTGTGTTTGCTTTGGTTGAAGGGATGGAACTGGCTTCCAATATATATTCAGAATCGGGAATCAACATTCTAATGAAGGGAACGGTTCTGAACGGAGATATTCTCAATAAGGTTTTAAAGTTTCACGCCGTCGATCCCATTGCCGGCGCCATTAAAATTAAACAACCCAATTAG
- a CDS encoding chemotaxis protein MotB — MAEEEEKKKKEPDPAEEEEEEEEEGGGAPAWVMTFADLVTLLMVFFILLFAMGSIEDEKWRLIKESLKSALGTDVLPEAGTRQGLDVISMNINEESINAIDEVGAMVAKEIEEIASEVEEFVYKNKLSGQVEVSSDERGAVITISDVVLFPPGQARISPKGTKVIHQVFDLLNQFHYDVKIEGHTDDTPIRTARFPSNWELSASRAADVARLFVESGFSPENLSIEGLAEFRPKLPNINAKNRAANRRIEIVYQRGSIRKQMVDVLRRRG; from the coding sequence ATGGCTGAAGAAGAAGAAAAGAAAAAAAAAGAGCCCGACCCCGCTGAGGAGGAAGAGGAGGAGGAAGAGGAGGGGGGAGGAGCGCCGGCGTGGGTCATGACCTTTGCGGATCTCGTCACACTGCTCATGGTGTTCTTCATCCTTTTATTCGCGATGGGGTCTATTGAGGATGAGAAGTGGCGGTTGATTAAGGAATCCCTCAAGAGCGCTCTGGGTACGGATGTTCTTCCGGAAGCGGGAACCCGTCAGGGACTCGATGTCATTTCGATGAATATCAATGAGGAAAGCATCAATGCCATCGATGAAGTCGGGGCGATGGTCGCCAAGGAAATTGAAGAAATCGCCTCTGAAGTGGAAGAATTCGTTTATAAAAACAAGCTGTCTGGCCAGGTTGAGGTTTCCTCCGACGAACGGGGAGCGGTGATCACTATTTCAGATGTGGTTTTGTTCCCGCCCGGACAAGCTCGTATCAGCCCGAAGGGAACTAAAGTTATCCACCAGGTTTTTGACCTTCTCAACCAATTTCATTACGATGTGAAAATTGAAGGTCACACCGACGATACTCCCATACGAACCGCAAGATTTCCTTCCAACTGGGAACTTTCCGCCTCCCGGGCCGCTGATGTGGCGCGTTTGTTCGTCGAATCGGGTTTTTCTCCCGAAAACCTTTCCATCGAAGGATTGGCTGAATTTCGGCCTAAATTACCCAATATCAATGCCAAAAACAGGGCCGCCAATCGCAGGATCGAGATCGTGTACCAGCGGGGGAGTATCCGCAAGCAAATGGTGGACGTTTTGAGGCGGCGTGGATAA
- the nusB gene encoding N utilization substance protein B — protein MGKRRFSRELALKFLYQFEFNEAGFKDQMASFEERLSCKDEVKTFMEELVSKVLDHIEEIDDILKKYSEHWALDRMTVIDRNLLRLGVCELTYSQTIPPKVVINEAVEIAKKYGSEESPDFINGILDKIFKEMTQGMAPSSIG, from the coding sequence ATGGGTAAACGAAGGTTTTCCAGAGAGCTGGCATTGAAATTTCTTTACCAGTTTGAATTTAATGAAGCGGGATTTAAGGATCAGATGGCCTCGTTCGAGGAAAGGCTTTCCTGCAAGGATGAGGTGAAAACCTTCATGGAGGAATTGGTTTCCAAGGTTCTCGACCACATCGAAGAGATCGACGACATTCTCAAAAAATACAGCGAGCACTGGGCTCTGGATCGCATGACGGTGATCGACCGCAATCTTTTGAGGCTGGGCGTCTGTGAATTGACCTACAGTCAGACCATCCCGCCCAAGGTGGTCATCAATGAAGCGGTTGAAATCGCTAAAAAATACGGCAGTGAAGAGTCCCCGGATTTCATCAACGGCATTCTCGACAAAATCTTCAAGGAAATGACCCAGGGAATGGCGCCGTCATCCATCGGGTGA